DNA from Candidatus Eremiobacteraceae bacterium:
GCTTCGAGTGGCTGGCGACGCTCGTCGCCGTCGGCGCGGCCGCAGGCCTGTGCGCGATGCTCGGCGCGATGTTCACGCACTTGTATGAGCCGAACCAATACGCGCCCTGGCAAGCCGCGAACCGCTTGTACTGGGGCGGTCTGCTCGCGGTCTTCGCAGTGGCCGCGCTCTTCTCGTATCGCCCCCTCCATGCGATTATCGCAAACCGCTTCTTCGTGTTCATGGGCGTGATCTCGTACAACATGTATCTGTGGCACAACGTCCTCATGCTGTGGATGCTCAAACACCGCTTCCCGGCACCGAGCACGGCCGATCCGCACGCCGACGAGCGTTGGAAATGGGCCTACACGATCTCATCGCTCGCGATCACCTTCGCGGTCTCGATCTTCGTCACGTATGCGATCGAGCGGCCGCTGCTCAAGAGAGGCTTCGGCGCGATCGGCGACCTCTTCAAACGCCGCGCACCCGTCGCCGAGCACCCTCCCGTGGCGGTCGTCAACGATGGTTGAGACGCCGCGCGCGTCGCCGCAAGCCCATCTCGCGGTCCTCGACGGACTGCGCGGCATCGCGATCTTCGTCGTGCTCTGGTATCACGTCTGGGAGTGGAACTGGCTCGACTCGCGTTTCCACCTGTTCGGGCACACGATCAACCTGCAGGTCATCCCGGAGACCGGGTTCACCGGCGTCGACCTCTTCTATTTCATCAGCGGCTTCGTGCTGTTCTATCCCTACGCGCGCCACGTGTTCGAGGGCAAGCCCCTCCAGACCATCGAGCATTTCGCATACCGGCGCTTCATCAAGATCGTGCCGTCGTACTACCTCCAACTGCTGATCCTGACGCCATGGATCGTCGCAGCGTTCTCGGGGATCACGCTGCTCAAAGTGTACGTCACCCATCTGCTCTTCATCCATAACTGGTTCCACGACACGTTCGGCACGGTCAACGGCGTGCTATGGACGCTCGCGGTGGAGGTCCAGTTCTACGTCGTCTTCCCGCTGCTGTGCTGGTGCTTCCGGCGCTGGCCGCTGGCGACGTTCGCCGGCATGCTGGCGATCGCCAATGGCTATCGGCTGTTCTACTCGCCGTGCTGTATCGGCGACTACGTGGTGATGACGCAGATGCCCGCATTCCTCGACCTCTTCGGAAGCGGGATGCTCGCCGCATGGCTCTTCGTGTGGCTGCGCGCGCGTACGCCCGATCCTGCGCGCTGGCAACATCTGTGGACCGTGCTCGCGATCGCCGGCTTCGCGCTCTACGGCTGGCTGCTCTACG
Protein-coding regions in this window:
- a CDS encoding acyltransferase, which gives rise to MVETPRASPQAHLAVLDGLRGIAIFVVLWYHVWEWNWLDSRFHLFGHTINLQVIPETGFTGVDLFYFISGFVLFYPYARHVFEGKPLQTIEHFAYRRFIKIVPSYYLQLLILTPWIVAAFSGITLLKVYVTHLLFIHNWFHDTFGTVNGVLWTLAVEVQFYVVFPLLCWCFRRWPLATFAGMLAIANGYRLFYSPCCIGDYVVMTQMPAFLDLFGSGMLAAWLFVWLRARTPDPARWQHLWTVLAIAGFALYGWLLYGLFLIRIEPNWQYVWGNSHLTLLGLTFVLLTVGSCLAAGWWRAVLANRLLVFLSVISYNLYLWHQLIATYLARHSFPLPRTQDFQDDRLWQWTYLVITVVISVAVASVITYLFERPLLKNGFRPITELFSRRAPIASAPTNGRSTQT